A portion of the Deltaproteobacteria bacterium genome contains these proteins:
- the hisF gene encoding imidazole glycerol phosphate synthase subunit HisF, whose protein sequence is MLTKRIIPCLDVDAGRVVKGIRFVDIRDAGDPVEVARAYDAAGADELCFLDITASHEQRGIILDVVARTADEIFMPLTVGGGIRENADIRRLLQAGADKVSINTAAVSRPEFVREAAETFGSQCIVVAIDAKQVGDHWEVFTHGGRKPTGIDACDWAERMAEYGAGEILLTSMDRDGTKDGYDLPLTRAIADRVTIPVIASGGVGNPEHIHDGFAQGHASAALAASIFHYGEYSIGECKQYLEERGVPVRPVQG, encoded by the coding sequence ATGCTGACTAAGCGCATCATACCCTGCCTCGACGTCGATGCCGGCCGGGTGGTGAAGGGGATCCGGTTCGTGGACATCCGCGACGCCGGCGACCCGGTGGAAGTCGCGCGCGCCTACGACGCCGCCGGCGCCGACGAGCTCTGCTTCCTGGACATCACCGCGTCCCACGAGCAGCGCGGCATCATTCTGGACGTGGTGGCGCGCACCGCCGACGAGATCTTCATGCCCCTCACCGTGGGCGGCGGCATTCGCGAAAACGCCGACATCCGCCGCCTGCTCCAGGCCGGCGCCGACAAGGTCTCCATCAACACCGCCGCCGTGTCCCGACCGGAGTTCGTGCGCGAAGCCGCCGAGACCTTCGGCAGCCAGTGCATCGTCGTGGCCATCGACGCCAAGCAGGTCGGCGATCACTGGGAGGTCTTCACCCACGGCGGCCGCAAGCCCACCGGCATCGACGCCTGCGACTGGGCCGAGCGCATGGCCGAGTACGGCGCCGGCGAGATCCTCCTCACCAGCATGGACCGCGACGGCACCAAGGACGGCTACGACCTCCCCCTCACCCGCGCCATCGCCGACCGCGTCACGATACCCGTCATCGCCTCCGGCGGCGTCGGCAATCCCGAACACATCCACGACGGCTTCGCTCAAGGCCACGCCAGCGCTGCCCTGGCCGCGTCCATCTTCCACTACGGCGAGTACAGTATCGGCGAGTGCAAGCAGTATCTGGAGGAGCGGGGAGTCCCGGTGCGGCCGGTGCAGGGCTGA
- the hisA gene encoding 1-(5-phosphoribosyl)-5-[(5-phosphoribosylamino)methylideneamino]imidazole-4-carboxamide isomerase, which yields MLIIPAIDIKDGRCVRLYQGDMDQETVYYQEPLDAARHLVEEGARMIHVVDLNGAVEGRPVHLSELAGICAESGVAVEVGGGLRTLEAVEQAMAAGVARVVIGTKAYEDPEFLRGACERFPGQVVVGIDARAGKVAVRGWRDDTAMDALELARRCEQDGAARIIYTDISRDGTGAGVNAEQTAQVARAVGIPVIASGGVGSLDDIRALAGFAGDGIEGVIVGRALYNGAFTIAEAMAAAGGGDAD from the coding sequence ATGCTGATCATACCCGCCATCGACATCAAGGACGGCCGCTGCGTGCGCCTGTACCAAGGGGACATGGACCAGGAGACCGTCTACTACCAGGAACCCCTGGACGCCGCCCGGCACCTGGTGGAAGAGGGCGCCCGCATGATTCACGTGGTGGACCTGAACGGCGCGGTGGAGGGACGTCCGGTGCACCTGTCCGAGTTGGCCGGCATCTGCGCCGAGTCCGGCGTGGCGGTGGAGGTGGGCGGCGGGCTGCGCACTCTCGAAGCGGTGGAACAGGCCATGGCCGCGGGCGTGGCGCGGGTGGTCATCGGGACCAAGGCGTACGAGGACCCGGAGTTCCTGCGGGGAGCGTGCGAGCGTTTCCCCGGCCAAGTGGTGGTGGGCATCGACGCACGCGCCGGCAAGGTGGCGGTGCGGGGCTGGCGCGACGACACCGCCATGGACGCACTGGAACTGGCGCGCCGCTGCGAGCAGGACGGCGCCGCGCGCATCATCTACACCGACATCAGCCGCGACGGCACGGGCGCGGGCGTCAACGCGGAACAGACCGCGCAGGTGGCCCGGGCCGTGGGCATCCCGGTAATCGCGTCCGGCGGGGTCGGCTCCCTGGACGACATCCGCGCGCTGGCGGGGTTCGCCGGCGACGGCATCGAGGGGGTCATCGTGGGCCGGGCGCTGTACAACGGCGCCTTCACCATTGCCGAAGCCATGGCGGCGGCCGGAGGCGGCGATGCTGACTAA
- the hisH gene encoding imidazole glycerol phosphate synthase subunit HisH — translation MIAVVDYGMGNLRSVQKGLERVGFEAGVTRDPGRIADARGVVLPGVGAFHTCMENLQHFGLVDVIQDVVRRKRPFLGICLGLQLLFDESEEFGSPDGLGLVPGKVLGFAAGEDLKVPHMGWNAIEIRKRTRFLEGIDDASRVYFVHSFYAAPADESVVATITSHGTPFVSSIATDHLFACQFHPEKSQAIGLRILENFGRFAENGSA, via the coding sequence GTGATCGCGGTTGTCGACTACGGCATGGGTAATCTGAGGAGCGTGCAGAAGGGGCTGGAGCGGGTGGGCTTCGAAGCCGGCGTCACGCGCGACCCCGGACGCATCGCGGACGCCCGGGGCGTCGTGCTGCCCGGCGTGGGCGCGTTTCACACTTGCATGGAGAACCTCCAGCATTTCGGGTTGGTGGACGTGATCCAGGACGTGGTGCGCCGCAAGCGGCCGTTCCTCGGCATCTGCCTGGGGCTGCAGCTCCTGTTCGATGAAAGCGAGGAGTTCGGCTCGCCCGATGGCCTGGGTCTGGTGCCGGGCAAGGTCCTCGGGTTCGCCGCCGGCGAGGACCTCAAGGTGCCGCACATGGGCTGGAACGCCATCGAGATCCGCAAGCGCACGCGCTTTCTGGAAGGCATCGACGACGCCTCCCGGGTGTACTTCGTGCACTCGTTCTACGCCGCGCCCGCGGATGAGTCCGTGGTGGCCACCATCACCTCCCACGGGACGCCCTTCGTTTCGAGCATCGCCACCGACCATCTCTTCGCGTGCCAGTTCCACCCCGAGAAAAGCCAGGCCATCGGCCTGCGCATCCTCGAGAACTTCGGGCGCTTCGCCGAGAACGGCTCCGCCTGA
- the hisB gene encoding imidazoleglycerol-phosphate dehydratase HisB has product MGRTATVHRKTKETEITATLDIDGKGQARVDTGIPFFDHMLEIFTRHGLFDVTVRAVGDLEVDYHHTVEDVGLTLGQAFKDALGDKHGIRRFGEATVPLDEALARVVVDLSGRPYMAYRVKIRGGRVGTFDTDLPHEFYQAFVNQLGMNLHMDVQHGENPHHVIEACFKGFARAMDRATGLDERIEGVLSTKGSL; this is encoded by the coding sequence ATGGGTAGAACGGCAACGGTCCATCGCAAGACCAAGGAGACGGAGATCACCGCCACCCTGGACATCGACGGCAAGGGGCAGGCGCGGGTGGACACCGGCATCCCGTTCTTCGACCACATGCTGGAGATCTTCACGCGCCACGGGCTGTTCGACGTGACGGTGAGGGCGGTGGGTGACCTCGAGGTGGACTACCATCACACGGTGGAGGACGTGGGCCTGACCCTGGGACAGGCGTTCAAGGACGCCCTGGGCGACAAGCACGGCATCCGCCGGTTCGGCGAAGCCACAGTGCCGCTGGACGAGGCCCTGGCGCGGGTGGTGGTGGACCTGAGCGGCCGGCCCTACATGGCCTACCGCGTCAAGATCCGCGGCGGCCGGGTCGGCACCTTCGACACCGATCTGCCGCACGAGTTCTACCAGGCCTTCGTCAACCAGCTCGGCATGAACCTGCACATGGACGTCCAGCACGGCGAGAACCCGCACCACGTCATCGAGGCATGCTTCAAGGGGTTCGCCCGGGCCATGGACCGGGCCACGGGACTGGACGAGCGGATCGAAGGAGTGCTGTCCACGAAGGGGAGCTTGTAG
- the hisD gene encoding histidinol dehydrogenase, whose protein sequence is MTIDIVKTTDAGFRKKLDRILRRRGEIEKDVEARVAEIIDNVRRHGDKALVRYAKAFDGVALKASGLEVSADEMERACEEVSKEDLRALRLAAARIRRFHRRQIEKSWSYRDSLGLELGQRIRPVERAGAYVPGGKAAYPSTVLMTVIPAVTAGVPEVAVTTPVREEAALVLAAARVAGAHRVFRVGGAQAVAALAYGTETIPRVDKIVGPGNVYVAAAKRLVFGQVDIDSIAGPSEVLLLVDGSADPRYVAADMLSQAEHDELAAAVCVTPSMATARKVQAAIEEQLKSTRRQAITLGALRRFGTIMVTRSLKEAVEITNAIAPEHVQIMVREPDKYVDAVRNAGAIFIGAHATPALSDYVAGPNHVLPTGGSARFFSPLGAYDFLKRTSIVRAEARGLKALAPAVIHLARREGLDEHARAVEARLADR, encoded by the coding sequence GTGACGATTGACATCGTGAAGACCACGGATGCGGGCTTCCGGAAGAAGCTCGACCGGATCCTGCGGCGGCGCGGCGAGATCGAGAAGGACGTCGAGGCGCGCGTGGCCGAGATCATCGACAACGTGCGCCGGCACGGAGACAAGGCGCTGGTGCGCTACGCCAAGGCGTTTGACGGCGTCGCCCTGAAAGCGTCCGGGCTGGAGGTGTCGGCGGACGAGATGGAACGGGCCTGCGAGGAGGTCTCCAAGGAGGACCTGCGGGCGTTGCGGCTTGCGGCCGCGCGCATCCGGCGTTTCCACCGCCGCCAGATCGAGAAGAGCTGGAGCTACCGCGATTCCCTGGGCCTGGAGCTGGGTCAGCGCATCCGCCCGGTGGAGCGCGCCGGCGCGTACGTGCCGGGCGGCAAGGCCGCGTACCCGTCCACCGTGCTGATGACCGTGATCCCGGCGGTGACTGCGGGCGTGCCGGAGGTGGCCGTCACCACCCCGGTGCGGGAAGAAGCCGCGCTGGTGCTGGCGGCCGCGCGCGTGGCCGGCGCTCACCGGGTCTTCCGCGTGGGCGGAGCCCAGGCCGTGGCGGCCCTGGCGTACGGCACCGAGACCATCCCGCGGGTGGACAAGATCGTCGGCCCCGGCAACGTCTACGTTGCGGCCGCCAAGCGTCTGGTCTTCGGCCAGGTGGACATCGACTCCATCGCCGGTCCCAGCGAGGTGCTGCTGCTGGTGGACGGCTCCGCGGACCCGCGTTACGTGGCCGCGGACATGCTTTCCCAGGCGGAGCACGACGAGCTCGCGGCGGCGGTGTGCGTCACGCCGTCCATGGCCACGGCGCGCAAGGTTCAGGCGGCCATCGAGGAGCAGCTCAAGAGCACCCGGCGCCAGGCCATCACCCTCGGGGCGCTGCGCCGGTTCGGCACCATCATGGTGACGCGTTCGCTGAAGGAAGCGGTGGAGATCACCAACGCCATCGCCCCCGAGCACGTGCAGATCATGGTGCGGGAGCCGGACAAGTACGTGGACGCGGTGCGCAACGCCGGCGCGATCTTCATCGGCGCCCACGCCACCCCGGCCTTGAGCGACTACGTGGCCGGCCCCAACCACGTGCTGCCCACCGGCGGGAGCGCGCGCTTCTTCTCGCCCCTGGGCGCCTACGACTTCCTCAAGCGCACCAGCATCGTGCGCGCGGAAGCCCGGGGCCTGAAGGCGCTGGCCCCGGCCGTGATCCATCTCGCGCGCCGCGAGGGACTGGATGAGCACGCGCGAGCGGTGGAGGCGCGGCTGGCGGACCGCTGA
- the murA gene encoding UDP-N-acetylglucosamine 1-carboxyvinyltransferase: MDSIIINGGAVLEGTVALGGSKNAALPVIISALLSADKCSYRRVPALRDVSTTLRLLSRLGVTIEKDLLADGHLELTAAHIHDLEAPYDLVKTMRASFLVLGPLLARFGEARVSTPGGCAIGSRPVDLHLRGLERMGACIRQDHGYIEARAKELKGAVIDLDFPSVGATENLMMAATLARGETEIRNAACEPEIVELAVVLTEMGARVGGAGTGVICVEGVSELHGTEHEMGPDRIEAGTFMVGAALTGGDVRIEDARAHDLEAFLAKLRETGARVTAEPGGVRVTGNGRVHGTDVATQPYPGFPTDLQAQMMVLMAVADGASVITENIFENRFMHVQELNRMGARIALDGHQAEVRGVPELSGAPVMATDLRASVSLVLAGLVARGVTEVARVYHLDRGYENIEGKLAGLGADIRRVARDD, from the coding sequence TTGGACAGCATCATCATCAACGGAGGGGCGGTTCTGGAGGGCACGGTGGCCCTCGGCGGGTCGAAGAACGCGGCCCTGCCGGTGATCATCTCGGCGCTGCTCTCCGCCGACAAATGTTCCTACCGCCGAGTGCCCGCCCTGCGCGACGTGAGCACGACCCTGCGCCTGCTGTCGCGGCTCGGCGTCACCATCGAGAAGGACCTGTTGGCGGACGGCCATCTGGAGCTCACCGCGGCCCACATCCACGACCTTGAAGCGCCCTATGACCTGGTCAAGACCATGCGCGCGTCCTTCCTGGTGCTGGGGCCGCTGCTGGCGCGGTTCGGCGAGGCGCGGGTATCCACACCCGGCGGCTGCGCCATCGGTTCGCGGCCGGTGGACCTGCACCTCCGGGGGCTGGAACGCATGGGCGCGTGCATCCGCCAGGACCACGGCTACATCGAGGCGCGGGCGAAGGAGCTCAAGGGCGCCGTCATCGATCTCGACTTCCCCTCGGTAGGCGCCACGGAGAACCTCATGATGGCCGCCACACTCGCTCGCGGGGAGACCGAGATCCGCAACGCGGCGTGCGAGCCGGAGATCGTGGAGCTGGCCGTGGTGCTGACCGAGATGGGCGCGCGGGTCGGCGGAGCCGGTACGGGGGTCATCTGCGTGGAAGGCGTTTCGGAGCTTCACGGGACGGAGCACGAGATGGGGCCGGACCGCATCGAGGCGGGCACGTTCATGGTCGGTGCCGCCCTGACCGGAGGCGACGTGCGGATCGAGGACGCCAGAGCGCACGACCTCGAAGCCTTTCTGGCCAAGCTCCGGGAGACCGGTGCACGGGTCACGGCCGAGCCCGGCGGCGTCCGCGTCACGGGCAACGGGCGGGTTCACGGCACGGACGTGGCCACGCAACCCTATCCGGGCTTCCCCACGGACCTGCAGGCGCAGATGATGGTGTTGATGGCGGTGGCGGACGGCGCCAGCGTCATCACCGAGAACATCTTCGAGAACCGGTTCATGCACGTCCAGGAGTTGAACCGCATGGGCGCGCGCATCGCCCTCGACGGCCATCAGGCCGAGGTCCGGGGGGTGCCCGAGCTTTCCGGCGCGCCGGTGATGGCCACCGACCTGCGCGCCAGCGTGTCGCTGGTGCTGGCCGGTCTGGTGGCGCGGGGCGTGACCGAGGTGGCGCGGGTGTACCACCTGGACCGGGGCTACGAGAACATCGAGGGCAAGCTCGCCGGTCTGGGCGCGGACATCCGAAGGGTGGCGCGTGACGATTGA
- the prmC gene encoding peptide chain release factor N(5)-glutamine methyltransferase — MDVLRRATARLAEAGCSTSRLDAELLLMEALGWSREDLYRSPETVLDARETERFVALVGRRAGGEPVAYLRGTQEFWSLEFAVTRDVLIPRPETEHLVEAVVDSLSERHGWQRVLDLGTGSGAIALSVARECPEAEVWATDVSAPALAVARKNARRHGVGRRIHLFQGDLCAPVRDLPGYFDAVVSNPPYISTREMARLPRDVREWEPTLALDGGVDGMGFYRRIVEEAIPLLREGGLLAVEVGADLGDAVCELFRAHRDIRGVRMQRDYAGLPRVVAAERIRVTGRAGN; from the coding sequence ATGGACGTCCTTCGTCGCGCCACCGCTCGGCTCGCGGAGGCGGGCTGCTCGACATCCAGGCTCGATGCCGAGTTGCTCTTGATGGAAGCGCTCGGATGGTCACGCGAGGATCTCTACCGGAGTCCCGAGACGGTACTGGATGCACGCGAGACGGAACGCTTCGTGGCGCTCGTGGGCCGGCGGGCGGGCGGTGAACCGGTAGCGTACCTGAGAGGGACGCAGGAGTTCTGGTCGTTGGAGTTCGCCGTGACTCGGGACGTGCTCATTCCGCGTCCCGAGACGGAGCATTTGGTGGAGGCCGTGGTTGATTCTCTATCCGAGCGCCACGGTTGGCAGCGAGTCCTGGACCTGGGGACCGGCAGCGGCGCCATCGCCCTGAGCGTGGCCAGGGAATGCCCGGAGGCGGAGGTGTGGGCCACGGACGTTTCCGCGCCGGCGCTGGCGGTGGCGCGGAAGAACGCGCGCCGGCACGGGGTCGGGCGGCGTATCCACCTATTCCAGGGCGACCTGTGTGCGCCGGTGCGGGATCTGCCGGGATACTTCGACGCGGTGGTGTCGAACCCGCCCTACATCTCCACCCGCGAAATGGCGCGGCTGCCCCGGGACGTGCGCGAATGGGAGCCGACCCTGGCTTTGGACGGCGGCGTGGACGGGATGGGGTTCTACCGGCGCATCGTCGAGGAAGCAATCCCGCTGCTCCGGGAAGGCGGATTGCTCGCCGTGGAGGTCGGCGCCGACCTGGGCGACGCCGTGTGTGAGCTGTTTCGCGCGCACCGGGACATCCGCGGGGTACGGATGCAGCGGGACTACGCGGGTCTGCCAAGAGTGGTAGCCGCGGAGAGAATACGGGTAACCGGTAGGGCGGGAAACTAG
- the prfA gene encoding peptide chain release factor 1 — MLDKIAEVESRYEELETLLADPRLPEDRKEFSRVAKERSDLAEVVTCYREWRKLDQEIQDNRELLEDGDPEIRELAAQELEDLKERQEALEQQLKILLLPKDPNDDKNVLLEIRAGTGGEEASLFSADLFRMYGRYAEEKGWKVEILSSNPTGLGGFKEIIALIEGKGAYSQLKFEGGVHRVQRVPVTETSGRIHTSAVTVAVLPEADDVDVDIDPKDLRIDVFRSSGPGGQSVNTTDSAVRITHVPTGIVVSCQDEKSQHKNKSKGLKILRARLLEKTQEAQRSEIAASRKLMVGSGDRSERVRTYNFPQGRVTDHRINLTLYKLDQIMDGGVKDLIDGLITYHQAEALQATG, encoded by the coding sequence ATGCTCGACAAGATCGCTGAAGTGGAGAGCCGTTACGAGGAGCTGGAGACGCTCCTTGCGGATCCCAGGCTGCCGGAGGACCGCAAGGAGTTCTCCAGGGTCGCCAAGGAACGCTCCGATCTGGCCGAGGTGGTGACCTGTTACCGCGAGTGGCGCAAGCTCGATCAGGAGATCCAGGATAACCGCGAGCTGCTGGAAGACGGCGATCCGGAGATCCGGGAGCTCGCGGCCCAGGAGCTGGAGGACCTGAAGGAGCGCCAGGAGGCGCTGGAGCAGCAGCTCAAGATCCTGCTGCTGCCCAAGGATCCCAACGACGACAAAAACGTTCTCCTGGAGATCCGGGCGGGCACGGGCGGCGAGGAGGCGTCGCTGTTCAGCGCCGACCTCTTTCGCATGTACGGCAGGTATGCGGAAGAAAAGGGCTGGAAGGTGGAGATCCTGAGCTCCAACCCCACGGGCCTGGGAGGCTTCAAGGAGATCATCGCCCTCATCGAGGGGAAGGGCGCCTACAGCCAGCTCAAGTTCGAGGGCGGCGTGCACCGTGTCCAGCGGGTTCCGGTGACCGAGACGTCGGGGCGTATCCACACCTCGGCGGTGACGGTAGCCGTTCTTCCCGAGGCGGACGACGTGGACGTGGACATCGACCCGAAGGACCTGCGCATCGACGTGTTCCGCTCGTCGGGGCCGGGCGGCCAGAGCGTGAACACCACCGACTCCGCGGTGCGCATCACCCACGTACCCACGGGCATCGTGGTGTCGTGCCAGGACGAGAAGTCGCAGCACAAGAACAAGTCCAAGGGGCTCAAGATCCTGCGCGCGCGTCTGCTCGAGAAGACCCAGGAGGCGCAGCGCTCGGAAATCGCCGCCTCGCGCAAGCTCATGGTCGGCAGCGGCGACCGCAGCGAGCGCGTACGCACCTACAACTTCCCCCAGGGCCGCGTCACCGACCACCGCATCAACCTGACCCTCTACAAGCTGGACCAGATCATGGACGGCGGCGTGAAGGACCTGATCGACGGCCTGATCACGTACCACCAGGCCGAAGCGCTGCAGGCCACGGGGTGA
- the rpmE gene encoding 50S ribosomal protein L31 encodes MKPDIHPEYKPVNVVCACGHSFEIRSTAKAIHTEICANCHPFYTGKQKLLDTAGRVEKFKRRYGIKD; translated from the coding sequence ATGAAACCCGACATTCACCCCGAGTACAAACCCGTGAACGTGGTATGCGCCTGCGGCCACTCCTTCGAGATCCGCTCCACCGCCAAGGCCATCCATACCGAGATCTGCGCCAACTGTCATCCCTTCTATACCGGCAAGCAGAAGCTGCTCGACACCGCCGGCCGGGTCGAGAAGTTCAAGAGGCGATACGGTATCAAGGATTGA